Within Candidatus Obscuribacterales bacterium, the genomic segment TGGAGCTAGCTTGGCGATCGCTCTCCGAACGTCCTTGGGTGGGCATCACGGGCACCAATGGTAAAACTACCACCACGGCGCTGGTCGCGGCGATTTTTCAAGCGGCGGGGTTCCATGCTCCAGCCTGCGGCAACATTGGCTATGCGGCCTGTGAGCTTGCTTTGGGGGAGAAACCGCCGGACTGGGTGATTGCGGAGGTGAGCAGCTATCAGATCGAATCTTCCCAAACCCTCGCGCCCCGCATCGGCGTATGGACAACCTTCACCCCCGATCACCTCAGCCGCCACCATACGTTGGCCAACTACGACGCCATTAAAGCCAAGCTGCTGCACCAGTCCCACCACCAGGTGCTCAACGGAGATGATCCTTATCTGCAGCGCACCGGGGGCGATCGCTTTCCGTCGGCTTGTTGGACGAGTGTGCAGGGCAAGGCGCACCTAGTGGCCCATCCCGAACGGGGGGTATACCTAGACGACGGCTGGGTGATGGCTGGGGGGCAGCCCATCGTCCAGGCTAGGGATCTGCGCATGGTGGGATCCCATAATCTGCAGAATTTGCTGATGGCGGTGGCGGTGGCCTGGCTGGCGGAGATTGACCGGGAAGCGATCGCCCATGCCATCCAAACCTTTCCCGGCGTACCCCATCGCTTGGAGCATATTGCGACCTGGCAGGGCATTGACTTTATCAATGACAGCAAAGCCACCAACTATGACGCAGCGGAGGTGGGTTTAGCGGCGGTACCAGCTCCGGTGGTGTTGATTGCCGGTGGGGAGGCTAAGGCGGGGGAGGATGGTGCTTGGCTCCAGCGTATTCAGGACAAAGCCAGTGCGGTGTTGCTGATTGGTGATGCGGCTCCAGCCTTTGCCGATCGCCTGAAGCAGGTGGGCTATGGTGCCTATGAGGTGGTGGAGACGATGGAGGCAGCGATCGCCCGTGCCAAGATCCTCGCTCCCCAAGGTGCGGCAAAAACCGTGCTGCTCTCCCCCGCCTGCGCCAGTTTTGACCAATATCCTAACTTTGAAGCCCGAGGCGATCACTTCCGCCAGCTCTGCCAGACCCACCTGTAGGCAAGCACCCAGGTTTCCGACCGGTTCGAACTACCAGGCTGGAACAATCGGGTGTGAACGATTGGAGATCTGATGGATCGGATTCATCCCGTAGTTCGGCTTTCCCTCCACCCTAGCTATTAGCACTCGCGACTCTAGAGTGCTAAATTCTACAGTGGAGAGCTACGAAAGAAATCACGTATGGTTAAGCTGGTTAAATTTAATGAAGCATCTCGTCAAGCCCTGGAACGAGGCGTAAATGCCTTGGCTGACGCAGTGCGGATTACCCTAGGGCCCAAGGGTCGCAATGTTGTATTAGAAAAGCAGTACGGCGCACCCCAGATTGTCAATGATGGGATTACCATCGCGAAGGAAATTGAACTGGAGGACCCCTACGAAAATACCGGCGCTCGGCTGATTCGTGAGGTGGCCTCTAAAACCAAAGACTTGGCAGGAGACGGCACCACGACGGCGACGGTTCTAGCCCAAGCGATGATTCGAGAAGGTCTGCGTAATGTGGCAGCGGGCAGCAATCCTGTCAGCCTGCGCCGGGGTATTGAGAAAACGGTCAACCACCTAGTGGCAGAAATTAGCAAAATCGCTAAACCCGTGGAAGGGAATGCGATCGCTCAAGTGGCTACAGTGTCGTCGGGAAGCGATGAAGAAATTGGTCGCATGATCGCTGACGCCATGGATAAAGTGGGTCGCGATGGTGTAATTACCGTCGAAGAATCGAAATCTCTGGCCACGGAGATGGAAGTGGTGGAAGGGATGCAAATCGATCGCGGTTATATCTCCCCCTACTTCGTCACTGACCAAGAGCGGATGATCTGCGACATGGAAAATGTCCGCATCTTGATCACCGATAAGAAGATCAGCTCGATCCAAGACCTCGTCCCCATCCTGGAACGCATTGCCCGCGAAGGCAATCCTTTCTTGATCATTGCGGAAGATGTGGATGGAGAAGCGCTGGCGACCTTGGTGGTCAACCGTCTACGCGGTGTGCTCAACGGTGCCGCCATCAAAGCACCCGGCTTTGGCGAACGCCGGAAGGCCATGCTCCAAGATATCGCTATCCTCACCGGCGGTCAGATGATCTCCGAGGAGATTGGTCTGAGCCTTGATATGGCATCGATGGAAATGCTGGGCGTGGCCCGCAAGGTGACCATCACCAAGGACACCACCACCATCGTGTCCGATGCAGGTAATGCCTCGGATATTGAAAAGCGGGTGGGCCAACTGCGCAAGGAAATGGAGTTGACCGACTCCGACTATGACAAGGAAAAGCTACAGGAACGTTTGGCGAAGCTCGCTGGCGGTGTAGCTGTGATCAAGGTGGGTGCGGCGACTGAAACCGAACTCAAGGATCGGAAGCTGCGCATTGAAGATGCGTTGAATGCGACCAAGGCTGCAGTAGAAGAAGGCATTGTTCCCGGTGGCGGCATTGTCTTGATTCACCTAGCTCAGCAACTTGGTTCCTTCAAGGCAACCCTCTCGGAGGAAGAGCAGCTCGGTGCAGATATCGTTTGCCGTGCCCTAGAAGCTCCCCTGCGTCAGATTGCCGACAATGCAGGTGTAGAAGGCTCGGTGGTGGTTGAAAAGGCCAAGGAAACCGAGTTCAACGTGGGCTACAACGCCCTCACCGGTGTGTTTGAAGACCTCATCCAGGCAGGGATTGTGGATCCGGCGAAGGTGGTGCGCTCTGCTCTGCAGGATGCGGCTTCTATCGCGGGTATGGTGATCACCACGGAAGTGTTGATTGTTGAAAAACCTGAACCGGCTGCAGCAGCTCCCGATGGCGGCATGGGCGGCATGGGTGGCATGGGCGGCATGGGTGGTATGGGTATGGGCGGCATGGGCGGCATGGGCATGATGTAGTCCATCGCGGTCGAGTGACCCAGCAAGCGGAGGTGCGATCGCATCTCCGCTTTGCGGTATCTACAATCTGACAAGGCTTGACTACAATGGAAGTAGAGCTCGATCAAAATGGCTAAGCCCTCCCTAGGGGTATTCCATTGCCCTGACTCCTCTGTCCATGCTATTGAAATTTCTCTAGGTCTATGACATCTCAAATACTAGTTGAAAAAACAAAATTAGAAACGCCACCTTTGACCTTGCACTATCTGGGCGATCGCGTTCTGCGGCAGCCAGCCAAGCGGATTGCTAAGGTGGATGACGCTGTACGGCAACTGATCAAAGACATGTTGCAGACCATGTACAGCGAAGATGGCATTGGTCTAGCGGCTCCTCAAGTGGGTGTGCATAAGCAGTTGATTGTGGTGGATTGCGATCCAGAAAATCCGGCGTCGCCTCCCCTAGTGCTCATCAACCCCGTTATTAAGTCTTCATCTCCTGAAACCTGTTCCTACGAGGAAGGCTGTCTGAGTATTCCCGGTGTGTACCTAGGGGTGACGCGCCCGGAGGCGATCGAGGTGTCCTATAAAGATGAGAATGGTCGTCCTCAGCGGTTAAAAGCCAAAGGGCTGCTGTCCCGCGCGATTCAACATGAAATCGATCACCTCAACGGTGTCATGTTTGTAGATCGGGTAGACAACGGTATTGCTTTGACCCAAGCTCTGGATAAGCAGGGTTTCTCGGTTCAAGCGGTTCAAGCGATCTCGGCGTAGTTCCTGATGTTGGGCTAAGACCTGAGTTGTAGTTGGTGATATAAGGACACTATCTGTTGTGACTCCAAAAAGTGGTGCGTTTTTAGCGGTATCCTGTGTGGCGGCGATCGCTGCAGTGGGTTCCGTGTTTGAGTTATCGTCGGGTACTCCCCAACTAGGGGCTGCGCCTACCTCAATCATCCTAGCCCTGAGTATTCCTTTGACCGTCATCATGTTCCTGGCAGCGGTGCGCGACGCCAAGGCAAACCAAAGCTAGGGTACGACCTAGCTTAGGCTCCAATCACGGAGCCGATGACCAACCCTACGACTGCCCCTGCTGGTACGAGCTGCCATGCGGGGGTTTTGAAGCGCAATAGGGCCACCAAGGCAGCGATGGCGATCGCAATGGTGATCCCGGACAGCAGCAGAGTGTCTTGGGTAAAGGCTGTTTGGGCTAAGGGCACCGATGCGGCGGCTACGGCCCCAATCACAGCGCTGGTCACCCCTCGCAGAAAGGCCCGCACCCAGGGACTGCGACGGATGCGAGACAGGATAGGCGAAGCCAGCATAATGAAGGCGAAGGATGGCGTAAAGATAGCGATCGTTGCAATTAAGGCTCCCACAACCCCCGCGACTTTATAGCCCACAAAGGCTGCGGTGATGACGACTGGGCCGGGCGTCAACTGACCGAGGGCAACACCGTTGATAAATTCGGTACGGGTGAGCCAATGGAGTTGATCCACTACCTCGGCTTCTAAGAGCGGAATGATCACGAGGCCGCCGCCAAAGATAAAACTGCCCACCTGGAGGAAAAAGCTGGCTAGCGGTAGGGCATAGTCCTGCAGACGTTCTAATCCCCAGAAACTAGATAGGGCTAAGACTTCCCCTGGAACGCC encodes:
- the murD gene encoding UDP-N-acetylmuramoyl-L-alanine--D-glutamate ligase — its product is MPNADVIGLGKSGLAAARLLARQGWTVTLSDAKTSDVLEQMRSLLAAEGITVRLNHRLDPSQSQSDRIVVSPGVPWDLPVLQQARDMGIETMGEMELAWRSLSERPWVGITGTNGKTTTTALVAAIFQAAGFHAPACGNIGYAACELALGEKPPDWVIAEVSSYQIESSQTLAPRIGVWTTFTPDHLSRHHTLANYDAIKAKLLHQSHHQVLNGDDPYLQRTGGDRFPSACWTSVQGKAHLVAHPERGVYLDDGWVMAGGQPIVQARDLRMVGSHNLQNLLMAVAVAWLAEIDREAIAHAIQTFPGVPHRLEHIATWQGIDFINDSKATNYDAAEVGLAAVPAPVVLIAGGEAKAGEDGAWLQRIQDKASAVLLIGDAAPAFADRLKQVGYGAYEVVETMEAAIARAKILAPQGAAKTVLLSPACASFDQYPNFEARGDHFRQLCQTHL
- the groL gene encoding chaperonin GroEL (60 kDa chaperone family; promotes refolding of misfolded polypeptides especially under stressful conditions; forms two stacked rings of heptamers to form a barrel-shaped 14mer; ends can be capped by GroES; misfolded proteins enter the barrel where they are refolded when GroES binds); protein product: MVKLVKFNEASRQALERGVNALADAVRITLGPKGRNVVLEKQYGAPQIVNDGITIAKEIELEDPYENTGARLIREVASKTKDLAGDGTTTATVLAQAMIREGLRNVAAGSNPVSLRRGIEKTVNHLVAEISKIAKPVEGNAIAQVATVSSGSDEEIGRMIADAMDKVGRDGVITVEESKSLATEMEVVEGMQIDRGYISPYFVTDQERMICDMENVRILITDKKISSIQDLVPILERIAREGNPFLIIAEDVDGEALATLVVNRLRGVLNGAAIKAPGFGERRKAMLQDIAILTGGQMISEEIGLSLDMASMEMLGVARKVTITKDTTTIVSDAGNASDIEKRVGQLRKEMELTDSDYDKEKLQERLAKLAGGVAVIKVGAATETELKDRKLRIEDALNATKAAVEEGIVPGGGIVLIHLAQQLGSFKATLSEEEQLGADIVCRALEAPLRQIADNAGVEGSVVVEKAKETEFNVGYNALTGVFEDLIQAGIVDPAKVVRSALQDAASIAGMVITTEVLIVEKPEPAAAAPDGGMGGMGGMGGMGGMGMGGMGGMGMM
- the def gene encoding peptide deformylase, producing MTSQILVEKTKLETPPLTLHYLGDRVLRQPAKRIAKVDDAVRQLIKDMLQTMYSEDGIGLAAPQVGVHKQLIVVDCDPENPASPPLVLINPVIKSSSPETCSYEEGCLSIPGVYLGVTRPEAIEVSYKDENGRPQRLKAKGLLSRAIQHEIDHLNGVMFVDRVDNGIALTQALDKQGFSVQAVQAISA